The DNA window AGGTACCGATTTCAGAGGCCACGGTAATGAAGTTGTCGTTGGTAATTACCCAACGGGACGGGCGCAGACCGTTACGGTCCAGACCACAGACGGCATAGCGGCCATCGGTAATCACCAGGCCGGCCGGGCCGTCCCAGGCTTCCATGTGCATGGAGTTGTATTCGTAGAAGGCGCGCAGATCCGCGTCCATGGTTTCCACGTTCTGCCAGGCCGGCGGCACCATCATGCGGATGGCGCGGAACAGGTTCATACCGCCCAGGGTCAGCAGCTCGAGCATGTTATCCATGGAGGAGGAGTCAGAGCCGGTGGTGTTCACAATCGGCGCCAGCTCGCTCAGCCCCGGCAGCAGCGGGCTGTTGTATTTCGGGGTGCGGGCATTGGCCCAGCTGCGGTTGCCCTGAATGGTGTTGATTTCACCATTGTGCGCCAGCATGCGGAACGGCTGCGCCAGCGGCCAGCGCGGCATGGTGTTGGTGGAGAAGCGCTGATGGAATACGCAAATAGCGGTTTCCATGCGTTCATCGCCCAGGTCCGGGTAGAAGTTCGGCAGGTCGACCGGCATCATCAGGCCTTTGTACGACACCACCCGCTCAGCCAGACTGGCCACATAAAAACTGGCCTGGCCATCGAGCGCTTTTTCAGCCAGACGGCGGGCGTAGAACAGCTTAACGGCGAACTGAGTTTCGTCCATGTCCGCCGCCGGCGCGACAAACACCTGCTCAAAACGCGGCAGGCTGGACAACGCAATGGGACCCAGGCAGTCATTATTGGTAGGCACTGTGCGCCAGCCGATAACCGGCAAACCCTGAGCGGCAAAGGCCTGCTCAACGGCGTCTTGCTGTTGTTTGAAAACTGTTTCGTTCAGGTCCATGAACAGCATACCCACGGCATAGCGGGCCGGCAGGGTCATGCCTGCTTCGGCCGTGACGGCACGCAGGAAAGAGTCAGGCTTCTGCAGTAACAGACCACAACCGTCACCGGTTTTGCCGTCGGCCGCAATACCGCCGCGGTGGGTCATGCAGGTTAAGGATTCAATAGCCGTTTTCAGCAGTCGGTGACTCGGTTGACCTTGCAGATGGGCCAACAGGCCAAAGCCACAGTTGTCCTTAAACTCGCCGGGAGTGTACAGACCGGTTCTCATAGAACAGTCCTCATGTAAAACGATTGAAATCAAAGACTTAAATAAGCCCACTGCTCAAACTGCTGGCAAATCCAGGGCGCAGAAAGGCTATCCTGCGCCCACCTTCAGTCCGGCTGCAAGCTGCAGCCTGGTAAGAACGTGGTCAGGATAGCGACTAAGACAGAATTAGCGTAATGCCTGCTTTACGGCTGAAATGTCGCGGATCCAGGGTGACTGGTCGCGCAGAGGGCGTGGTAAAGCATTCACAGCGGCTGTAGCTTCGGCCCGGCTGCCATAAACACCGGCCACGACAACGAACCAGGGTTTGTTGTTGTGCCGGGTTTCGTAAAGGTACAGGCTGCCGGTGATTTCGTCTCGCCATTGACGACGAAATTTGTCCGCATTGGCAGCTTCGTAACTGCCAAACAGCTGCACCACAAAGCCGGACGGAATGTCCAGCAGGCGTGAACGGTCATAAACCGGCGCTTTAGCGACGGGGGCGGGAGCAGCAACCGGCGCCGGCTTAACGGCGGCCGTTGCCGCAGCTGGCGCAGCTTCCGGCACATCAGCAGGCGCTACTGCCGGCGGCACCGGAGCTACCGGAGCTACCGGAGCTACCGGAGCGGGGGCCTGCACTGAGGCAGGAAAGTTGTAATCCGGCTGGCTATCGCCGGCAGTCGTGGCCACTTTGTCAGCCACTTCCGCAGCCGGTGCTGCTGGCGGATTATCCAGCGTTAAGACATCCGGCGGTGTCACCTCAGCATCCGGGGCACTATCGGCAGAAAGGGTTTCACCCGGCAACGGCCCGCGCAGGAAATCCACCGGCTCAGACGGCTCAGTAATAATGTCGTCAGCGGGTTCCTGTTGCCGGTACAACAGTGAAACACCTAACGCCGCCAGCAACGCGGCAATGGCAACGATATGCAGCAACGGGAAACGCCCGCCTGCTTTAGGTTCTGCCCGGGCCTGACGCGGGGCGTCGGCCGCTTCTGCGGCAATAAAGTAGTCCCCGGCCTG is part of the Venatoribacter cucullus genome and encodes:
- a CDS encoding AAA family ATPase, whose amino-acid sequence is MTDFSTEPGLGPQGYPQGRELPALLPVQEETLELVAHLAAYSDMLVVVSGPDGSGKTLLAETLAERRHAADDALLLTANNMLGMPALLQQIAAHWQIQLPQELPAARELISREALQRSEQGGHLLLIIDQAEQLDTETLNDIAHFALLAPPAISIVLFGQPGFEQALRGGPAQAQVQVQSLAPLNAAAAQQLLQRVYSPGQALPLSEKEFAFILQQSQGWPGALLMQAGDYFIAAEAADAPRQARAEPKAGGRFPLLHIVAIAALLAALGVSLLYRQQEPADDIITEPSEPVDFLRGPLPGETLSADSAPDAEVTPPDVLTLDNPPAAPAAEVADKVATTAGDSQPDYNFPASVQAPAPVAPVAPVAPVPPAVAPADVPEAAPAAATAAVKPAPVAAPAPVAKAPVYDRSRLLDIPSGFVVQLFGSYEAANADKFRRQWRDEITGSLYLYETRHNNKPWFVVVAGVYGSRAEATAAVNALPRPLRDQSPWIRDISAVKQALR